A stretch of the Terriglobia bacterium genome encodes the following:
- a CDS encoding fibronectin type III domain-containing protein, with product MTEINTPTTTTLWAGTLDFVQFGLSSLTFPASGVILPGTAISQFTGKPVRHLWYGDSSNGFCRVDPEIDDPNLTQPAPGIGRFNNIITTCVGAIQAGAFAPMQATFDASTNTIYAPDISRTANGIIRMHYIPGGDNGHGSIDPIHVESLMGNQTARNAAGGCPVVTDPRNGATPFTMGASALGPDGNLYIGWFRNGTIARIPHPATFDPANPADCASIDVPIFASDARFGAGGAAGHTFGLAWIGHTLFGADNISPWFKDNADQCNTPANGFVRCGPVQGAGTEILAAFAPGPQAGIVSDYTYNGPNTTFPGNSLIAATLSGLVKIANATDVANLTVQPSYGGTFCFVTGVTIDTSDLANETIYVGSDCTQGAINGAAQIWRVKPEPPAAAPPATPTLVSATATANAATVNWIPVPNGQAIANFVVRTLLANGAASGVPDLTVGPGANGIVPRATLVTGLTNGVALQFQVQACNSNGCSPFSIASAAVTPQALTAPGAPTGVVASGLNASAQVAWSTPANTGGSPITGYTITALIGGVPTALKTNAPPTATGAVITGLTNGTTYSFTVHATNATGSSTESLPSNAVTPFVPNVNDLAITMTAPASVNAGAFVNFNMVVTNGGPGNAADVTLSDTIPGTFQSFTTTQGVCVRTGSILSCNLGGMVAGATATIKLTVAIGTTAMTNTASVQLRDANGNIVNNDPNLTNNLASATTAVNVVAPPTPLPPAPPPVAGGGGGGGGGGKGGGGGAAGGGGGGGGAAGGGGGGGGGKGGGGGAAAGGAATGGAAGAAAPTVKTGGRGKG from the coding sequence GTGACAGAAATCAATACCCCCACTACCACCACACTCTGGGCCGGGACCCTGGATTTTGTCCAGTTTGGTCTATCTTCGCTGACGTTTCCCGCCTCCGGAGTGATACTGCCAGGCACGGCCATCAGCCAGTTCACCGGCAAGCCGGTTCGCCATCTGTGGTACGGCGATTCCAGCAACGGCTTCTGCCGCGTTGATCCGGAAATTGACGATCCCAACCTGACTCAGCCGGCGCCGGGCATCGGTCGCTTCAACAACATCATCACTACTTGCGTCGGCGCCATTCAGGCGGGTGCTTTCGCGCCCATGCAAGCCACCTTCGACGCGTCCACGAATACCATCTATGCACCGGATATTTCCCGTACCGCCAACGGCATCATCCGCATGCATTACATTCCCGGCGGTGACAACGGACATGGGTCGATTGATCCGATTCACGTTGAATCCCTCATGGGTAACCAGACGGCGCGAAACGCCGCCGGCGGCTGCCCGGTAGTCACGGACCCGCGCAACGGAGCCACGCCCTTTACCATGGGAGCCTCGGCGCTCGGGCCGGATGGCAACCTGTACATTGGATGGTTTCGCAACGGCACCATCGCGCGCATTCCGCATCCGGCCACGTTTGATCCTGCCAACCCGGCCGATTGCGCCAGCATTGACGTGCCGATCTTCGCGTCCGATGCCAGGTTTGGCGCGGGCGGTGCCGCAGGCCATACCTTTGGCCTGGCCTGGATTGGCCACACACTGTTTGGCGCGGACAATATCAGTCCGTGGTTCAAAGACAACGCCGACCAGTGCAACACGCCGGCCAACGGCTTTGTTCGCTGTGGCCCGGTGCAGGGCGCCGGAACTGAAATCCTAGCGGCCTTTGCTCCCGGTCCGCAGGCCGGCATTGTCAGCGACTACACCTATAACGGTCCCAACACAACCTTTCCCGGAAACTCGTTGATCGCGGCCACCCTCAGCGGGTTGGTCAAGATCGCCAACGCCACTGACGTCGCCAATCTGACGGTGCAACCTTCGTACGGCGGCACGTTCTGCTTTGTCACCGGCGTCACCATTGACACCAGCGACCTGGCGAACGAAACCATCTACGTTGGATCAGATTGCACGCAGGGCGCGATTAACGGCGCTGCGCAGATCTGGCGGGTCAAGCCAGAGCCGCCTGCGGCTGCGCCTCCGGCCACTCCGACTCTGGTTTCCGCCACGGCCACCGCCAACGCGGCAACCGTGAACTGGATCCCAGTGCCCAACGGCCAAGCCATCGCGAACTTTGTTGTACGCACGTTGCTCGCGAATGGTGCGGCTTCCGGAGTTCCTGATCTGACGGTTGGACCCGGCGCGAATGGAATTGTTCCCCGCGCGACGCTCGTCACGGGACTCACCAACGGAGTTGCGCTCCAGTTCCAGGTGCAAGCCTGCAACAGCAACGGTTGCAGTCCGTTCTCCATTGCCAGCGCCGCAGTCACGCCGCAAGCCCTGACTGCTCCTGGAGCGCCAACCGGCGTTGTCGCCAGCGGGCTTAACGCTTCCGCCCAGGTTGCCTGGTCCACTCCAGCCAACACCGGAGGATCACCGATCACCGGTTACACCATTACTGCGCTGATTGGAGGAGTACCCACAGCCCTCAAAACCAACGCGCCGCCAACAGCTACGGGCGCGGTGATCACTGGCTTGACCAATGGCACCACCTACAGCTTCACCGTCCATGCCACCAACGCGACGGGCAGTAGCACAGAGTCGCTGCCATCCAACGCGGTCACGCCTTTTGTGCCCAACGTGAACGATCTGGCAATCACCATGACCGCACCGGCCTCAGTGAACGCTGGTGCATTCGTGAACTTCAACATGGTGGTGACCAACGGCGGGCCTGGAAACGCGGCGGATGTGACTCTCTCCGACACCATTCCCGGGACGTTCCAGTCGTTTACCACCACCCAGGGCGTCTGCGTTCGCACCGGAAGCATCCTTAGCTGCAACCTGGGCGGGATGGTTGCCGGAGCCACCGCGACGATCAAGCTGACCGTGGCGATTGGCACCACGGCCATGACCAACACGGCCTCGGTGCAACTCAGAGATGCCAACGGCAACATCGTGAACAACGATCCTAACCTGACGAACAACCTGGCGAGTGCGACAACCGCAGTCAACGTTGTTGCGCCGCCCACTCCTCTTCCTCCTGCTCCTCCGCCGGTAGCTGGCGGCGGTGGCGGCGGCGGCGGTGGTGGTAAAGGCGGCGGCGGCGGAGCTGCTGGCGGCGGCGGTGGTGGTGGTGGAGCTGCCGGCGGTGGCGGTGGTGGTGGTGGTGGCAAAGGCGGCGGTGGCGGAGCTGCTGCCGGCGGCGCTGCTACCGGTGGGGCTGCCGGAGCGGCTGCTCCCACAGTCAAGACTGGCGGTAGAGGAAAGGGTTAA